One window from the genome of Oryctolagus cuniculus chromosome 1, mOryCun1.1, whole genome shotgun sequence encodes:
- the LOC100337693 gene encoding olfactory receptor 8G1-like isoform X2 — protein sequence MTAGNHSILTEFLLAGLTEQPELQLPLFLLFLGIYVVTVVGNLGMITLIELSSNLHTPMYYFLCSLSFIDLCHSTVITPKMLINFVAQKNTISYPECMTQLYFFLVFAIAECYILAAMAYDRYVAICRPLLYNVIMSHKVCFSLILGVYGIAVVYASAHTGCMVRIHFCKLNVINHYFCDLLPLLKLSCSSTYVNELLVLGIGSLNIFIPTLAILSSYSFIIGSIIRIRSTEGRTKAFSTCSSHMLAVVIFFGSAAFMYLQPSSVSSMDQGKVSSVFYTIVVPMLNPLIYSLRNKDVSVALKKMLDQLFF from the exons atgacagcaggAAATCATTCCATATTGACGGAGTTCCTCCTGGCTGGGCTCACAGaacaaccagagctgcagctgcccctcttcctcctcttcctgggaATCTATGTGGTCACCGTGGTGGGCAACCTGGGCATGATCACACTGATTGAGCTCAGTTCTAACCTACACACCCCGATGTACTATTTCCTCTGTAGTCTGTCCTTCATTGATCTTTGCCACTCTACTGTCATTACCCCAAAAATGCTGATCAACTTTGTGGCACAGAAGAACACCATCTCCTACCCTGAATGCATGACTCAGCTCTACTTCTTCCTTGTTTTTGCTATAGCAGAGTGTTACATTCTGGCTGCAATGGCGTATGACCGCTACGTTGCCATCTGTAGGCCTTTGCTTTATAATGTCATCATGTCCCATAAGGTCTGCTTTTCCCTGATTCTAGGGGTATATGGTATAGCTGTGGTTTATGCATCAGCTCATACGGGCTGCATGGTTAGAATTCATTTCTGTAAACTGAACGTGATCAACCATTACTTCTGTGATCTTCTTCCACTCCTAAAGCTTTCTTGTTCTAGTACCTATGTCAATGAATTGTTAGTTCTAGGTATTGGTTCACTTAACATTTTCATCCCAACCCTGGCCATCCTTAGCTCCTACAGTTTCATTATTGGCAGCATCATCCGCATTCGCTCCACTGAAGGCAGGACCAAAGCCTTCAGCACTTGCAGCTCCCACATGTTGGCAGTTGTGATCTTCTTTGGTTCTGCAGCATTTATGTACCTACAACCATCATCTGTCAGCTCCATGGACCAAGGCAAAGTATCATCTGTGTTTTACACTATAGTCGTGCCTATGTTGAACCCTCTGATCTACAGTCTTCGTAATAAAGATGTCAGTGTTGCTCTGAAGAAGATGTTA Gatcaattatttttttga
- the LOC100337693 gene encoding olfactory receptor 8G1-like isoform X1: protein MTAGNHSILTEFLLAGLTEQPELQLPLFLLFLGIYVVTVVGNLGMITLIELSSNLHTPMYYFLCSLSFIDLCHSTVITPKMLINFVAQKNTISYPECMTQLYFFLVFAIAECYILAAMAYDRYVAICRPLLYNVIMSHKVCFSLILGVYGIAVVYASAHTGCMVRIHFCKLNVINHYFCDLLPLLKLSCSSTYVNELLVLGIGSLNIFIPTLAILSSYSFIIGSIIRIRSTEGRTKAFSTCSSHMLAVVIFFGSAAFMYLQPSSVSSMDQGKVSSVFYTIVVPMLNPLIYSLRNKDVSVALKKMLVRISL, encoded by the coding sequence atgacagcaggAAATCATTCCATATTGACGGAGTTCCTCCTGGCTGGGCTCACAGaacaaccagagctgcagctgcccctcttcctcctcttcctgggaATCTATGTGGTCACCGTGGTGGGCAACCTGGGCATGATCACACTGATTGAGCTCAGTTCTAACCTACACACCCCGATGTACTATTTCCTCTGTAGTCTGTCCTTCATTGATCTTTGCCACTCTACTGTCATTACCCCAAAAATGCTGATCAACTTTGTGGCACAGAAGAACACCATCTCCTACCCTGAATGCATGACTCAGCTCTACTTCTTCCTTGTTTTTGCTATAGCAGAGTGTTACATTCTGGCTGCAATGGCGTATGACCGCTACGTTGCCATCTGTAGGCCTTTGCTTTATAATGTCATCATGTCCCATAAGGTCTGCTTTTCCCTGATTCTAGGGGTATATGGTATAGCTGTGGTTTATGCATCAGCTCATACGGGCTGCATGGTTAGAATTCATTTCTGTAAACTGAACGTGATCAACCATTACTTCTGTGATCTTCTTCCACTCCTAAAGCTTTCTTGTTCTAGTACCTATGTCAATGAATTGTTAGTTCTAGGTATTGGTTCACTTAACATTTTCATCCCAACCCTGGCCATCCTTAGCTCCTACAGTTTCATTATTGGCAGCATCATCCGCATTCGCTCCACTGAAGGCAGGACCAAAGCCTTCAGCACTTGCAGCTCCCACATGTTGGCAGTTGTGATCTTCTTTGGTTCTGCAGCATTTATGTACCTACAACCATCATCTGTCAGCTCCATGGACCAAGGCAAAGTATCATCTGTGTTTTACACTATAGTCGTGCCTATGTTGAACCCTCTGATCTACAGTCTTCGTAATAAAGATGTCAGTGTTGCTCTGAAGAAGATGTTAGTGAGAATATCACTATGA
- the LOC100353893 gene encoding olfactory receptor 8G5-like — MAAGNHSTVTEFILAGLTEQPELQLPLLLLFLGIYVVTVVGNLGMIILIGLSCHLHTPMYYLLSSLSFIDLCQSTVITPKMLVNFVAQKNTISYPECMTQLYFFLVFAVAECYMLAAMAYDRYVAICSPLLYNVNMSHKVCFSLIVGVYTISVVCASVYTGCMFRIYFCKLNVVNHYFCDLISILKLSCSSTYANELLILIFSGINILTPSLAILISYTLIIASILRIRSTQGRTKAFSTCSSHISAVAVFFGSAAFMYLNPSSLSSMDQGKVSSVFYTVVVPMLNPLIYSLRNKDVHIALKKMRERGKFL; from the coding sequence ATGGCAGCAGGAAATCATTCCACGGTGACAGAGTTCATCCTGGCTGGGCTcacagaacagccagagctgcagctgcCCCTCTTGCTCCTATTCCTGGGAATCTATGTGGTCACTGTGGTGGGCAACCTGGGCATGATCATACTCATTGGGCTCAGTTGCCACctgcacacccccatgtactaTCTCCTCAGCAGTCTGTCCTTCATTGATCTCTGTCAATCCACTGTCATTACCCCCAAAATGCTGGTGAACTTTGTGGCACAGAAGAACACCATCTCCTACCCTGAGTGCATGACTCAGCTCTATTTCTTCCTGGTTTTTGCTGTAGCAGAGTGTTAcatgttggctgcaatggcctatgACCGTTATGTTGCCATCTGTAGCCCCTTGCTTTACAATGTCAACATGTCCCATAAGGTCTGTTTTTCCCTGATTGTAGGGGTGTATACTATAAGTGTGGTTTGTGCATCAGTTTATACAGGCTGCATGTTTAGAATCTATTTCTGCAAATTGAATGTAGTCAACCATTATTTCTGTGATCTTATCTCCATCCTAAAGCTCTCTTGTTCTAGTACTTATGCCAATGAATTGCTGATTCTCATCTTTAGTGGAATTAACATCCTTACCCCCAGCCTGGCCATCCTTATCTCCTACACCCTAATCATTGCGAGCATCCTTCGTATTCGTTCCACTCAAGGCAGGACCAAAGCCTTCAGCACTTGCAGCTCCCACATTTCAGCCGTTGCTGTTTTCTTTGGTTCTGCTGCATTCATGTATCTGAATCCATCATCTCTCAGCTCCATGGATCAAGGAAAAGTGTCATCTGTATTTTATACTGTTGTTGTGCCCATGCTGAACCCTCTGATCTACAGCCTGAGAAATAAGGATGTTCATATTGCCCTGAAAAAAATGCGAGAAAGAGGAAAATTCCTGTGA